Genomic segment of Corynebacterium urealyticum DSM 7109:
CTACGCCAAGCGCTTCGGCTACAACGTGGTGCGCGACTTCACCGGCCACGGCGTGGGCCCCACCTTCCACAATGGCCTGATCGTCCTGCACTACGACAACCCGAGCAACCAGACGCTGCTGGAGCCGGGCATGACTCTGACCATCGAGCCGATGATTAATCTGGGCGGGCTGGACTATGAGATCTGGGACGACGACTGGACCGTCCAGACCACCGACCGGCAGTGGACCGCCCAGTTTGAGCACACCCTCGTCGTCACTGAGGAGGGCTACGAGGTTCTCACCCTGCCCAGCGAGGACTAACGCTGGTCCAGCCCCGGGGCTCGAACCCCAAGGTTCGACAGACTTGCCTCAGGTCCTCGAGCCCCGGGGTTCCCGGATTAGGTCGGCGGAAGAACCACGGCGACGGGGGGGGGAGCCGGGGGGGGCAGGGGGATTAGTCGAATTCCAGGCCGAGCAGGGCATTTTCTACCAGCTCGGTCAGCGCAGGGTGCGGCCAGTACTGCTCGGTAGCGAAGCGGCGTGCATCGATGCCGAAGGTCATCGCGGTGACGAAGCTCTGAATCAGCGTGCTGGCCTCTGGTCCCATGATGTGCGCGCCCAGGATTTCGCCGGTCTTGCGGTCGGCGATCACCTTGCAGAAGCCGGTGGTGTCCTCCATTGCCCAGCCGTAGGCCACATCTGCGTAAGCCTGCACCTTCACGGTCAGCTCCCGGCCTGTGGCCTGGGCGTCCGCCTCGGTCATCCCCACCACCGCGATCTGCGGGTGGGTGAACACGCCGCTAGGGACGGCGCGGTAGTCGTTGGCGCGCAGGTCCTCGGGGTGGGCGAGGTTGTGTTGGACGACCTTCGCCTCCTGGTTCGCGACGTGCTTGAGATCGAAATCATTGGAGGCATCGCCCAGCGCCCACACCCCCTCGGCCGTGGTGCGGCCGAACTCGTCGACCTTGATCTTGCCGTTGGCCTTCTTGTCGACTCCAGCGGCCTCGAGTGCCAGCGTGTCCGCATTGCTGATGCGCCCCTGGGCGGCGAGGATCTCGTCGGCGACGAGCACAGTGCCGTCGTCGAGGGTGAGCTCTACCTGCCCGTTGTTGGTCTCGCGCGCCGAGCGCGGCTCCACTCCGAGGTGGGTTTCCCACTGTTTGCGGGCCTGCTCCGTGAAGGCCTCGGAAATCTCGGCGTCCAGCTTGCGCAGCAGCCGCTTGCTGCGATTGACGACCGTGACCTTGGTGCCCAGGGCGTCGAAAATTGCGGCGAACTCGACCGCGACGATGCCACCGCCCAGGATGATCAGCGACTCGGGCTGGGCTTCCAGGCGCATGATGTCCTCGTTGGTGCGGTAGCGAACGCCGGAGTCTGCGAGGACGGGGTGGATCCACGGGCGGGTGCCGGTGGCCAGTACGACGTCCTTGCCTCGGATGACGGGCGCGTCCGCGCCGTCGCCGATCCGCAGCGTCCGGGGTGCGACGAAGGAGGCAGCGTCCCCGTGGAAGAGGGTGATATTCGGGGTTTCGTCCCCGGCGCGGTAGGCGGCACCGCCCTCGGCGATGGGGTCGATGCGGTCGCCGAAGACGCGTTGCTGGATGCCCTTCCAGTCCACGTTGTCCAGCGAGCCAGTCAGGCTGAGCTTGTCGGCGGTACGGAAGGAGCGGGCTACGTCAGCGGTGTGGACGAACATCTTCGTCGGAATGCAGCCGACGTTAATGCAGGTGCCGCCGAAGACTCCCTTCTCGACGATGGCGATCTTCTTCTCATCGTTGATCGGAGCTGGGATCGTGTTCCCCGATCCGGTGCCAACGATGATGATGTCGAAATCCTGGATCTCTCCCGGCGCGGTGGTGTGTTCGGCATTGACGTTATTCATGTCTGCCAGCCTAGGCACCGGATCAGGCGGCGGCCACGAGCCATGTTCGCGGCCGGTTAATTGCTGGCGATGCCCTGGGCTGCCAGCCAGTCTGCGGTCGCATTCAATGCACGGCGGCGTACCGCGGGGCGGGAGAGGAAGACATCGTGGGTCGCATCCGCGATGACCTCGATGTGCGCGTGAGGGGAGACCTTCGGCGCGGTCTGCCACATCTGCTCCGGCTTGAGGATCGGGTCATTGACGTAGGTGGCGTCCGTGAGCTTGCGCCCGAAGTAGTGGCCATCGCTGGTGAGCACCAGGGTTGGCAGGCCGGTGTCACAGCGTCCGGCCTCGAGATCGGCGATCTGGCGGACCACACCGGCCATCCAGCTGACGTATTTCTTGCGCGGCTCGATGGGCTTGAGCTCAAGGTCGTAATCCCATTCCCCCGCATAGTCGGCGTGCAGGGAATGGCCGTAGGAGGGGTCGATTCCCTCCGGAAGGGGAATGTGCGGGGCGACCTTGGCAAGTTGTGGGAAGACCCGCTTGATCACGAAGCCCACGAGACCGTCGAACTGGATGCCGTACCAGGGTGAGTTGCCGATGACCGCACCAAGCATGCTGTGCAGTGCAGCTTCCGCGCCGCCGGGGTCGCGCTGGGAGGTAGCGTTGAGGCGGCCGGCCCAGGTGGTGACGTCCAGGCCTCCGGTGGAGTGTCCCACCGGTACGACGCTCGGGTGGGCAGCGCCAATAAGCCCCAGCGCGATGGAAAGGTCTTCGTCGTAGATGGCCTGGCTCGTGACGTGGTGCCAGGTCTGTCCCTCCCGCCATGCCCGGCCGCACTTGCGCATGTCGATGGCGTAGACCGCGTAGCCTGCCTCGTGGAAGAAGCGGGCCACGTGGTCTTGGAAGAAGTAGTCCGTCATCCCGTGGACGAAGAGCAAGGCGGGGCGGGCATAGAATTCCGGTTCCGCGGCTGAACCCGCAGCTCCGGCCGTCGACCCGTCATTGTCGGCGGGTAAGTAGCGGACGAGGGCGAAGCGCACCGGAGTCTCCCCGTCTGGATCTTGACCCATCTCGACGTAGTGGACCCCGAAACCTGGGCCCAGAAGGTCCGGCCCGAAGGTCAGTTCTGCGACGCTGGCGCCTCGTGGGTCGGTGAGGACATCGGCCAGTTGCCGTGAGGAGGTGTTGCCGCCGTGGGCCGGGCCGTTATTCATAGCTGTGGAATCATTCATCGGGATCGATCATATTCAACTTTTTCAGGGGTATAAGGGCAGGCCTGAATATGGATCGAAAAGGCGCAGGCGTATGGTTGAAGAAGCGTGACAAAGCTTTCTTCCGTGAAGGATTGAGGAAACCGTGGCAACGAATAGTTCTCAAAACGATACCGTCGACGTCCTGCTGGTTGGCGCCGGCGTCATCTCCACCACCCTGTCTGTGATGCTGAAGCAGCTGCAGCCGGAATGGAGCCAGCTGATTCTCGAGCGCCTGGACACCCCGGCCGCCGAGTCTTCTGACCCGTGGAACAACGCAGGCACCGGCCACTCCGCGCTGTGCGAGCTGAACTACACGCCGGAGGTCAACGGCAAGATCGACGTCTCCAAGGCCGTCGGTGTCAACGAGAAGTTCCAGGTCTCCCGCCAGTTCTGGTCCCACCTCGTGGAGAACGACATCCTGGGCGAGCCGTCTGAGTGGATCAACCGGGTTCCTCACGTCTCCTTCGCTCAGGGCATGGATCAGGTGGACTACCTGAAGGCCCGCTACGAGGCCCTGAAGGATAACCCGCTGTTCCCGAACATGAAGTTCTCGGACTCGGAGACGAAGTTCCGCGAGTTCCTGCCGCTGATGGCAGAGGGCCGCGACTTCAACACCCCGACCGCGATTTCCTGGTTCGAGGAGGGCACCGACATCAACTACGGTGCGCTGACCCGCCAGTACGTCGACGCCCTGACCGCCGAGGGCGTCGAGGTGCGTTACGGCAGCGAGGTCGTCAACCTTAAGCGCGAGGGTGCAAAGTGGAAGGTCTCCGTCAAGAACCGCCACACCGGCGACACCTCCGTCGTCACCGCCAACTTCGTCTTCATCGGCGCCGGCGGCATGGCGTTGCCGCTGCTGCAGAAGGCCGGCATCCCGGAGATCAAGGGCTACGGTGGCTTCCCGGTTTCCGGCCAGTGGCTGCGTTGCACCAACGAGGAGCTCATCGAGAAGCACGCCGCGAAGGTCTACGGTAAGGCCTCTGTCGGTGCCCCGCCGATGTCCGTGCCGCACCTCGACACCCGCGTGATTGACGGCAAGAAGGGGCTGCTCTTCGGCCCCTACGCCGGCTGGACCCCGAAGTTCCTGAAGTCCGGTTCCTTCCTGGATCTGTTCAAGTCCCTGCGTCCGGGCAACCTGCCGTCCATGATCGGTGTTGGTCTGCAGGAGTTCGGCCTGACCAAGTACCTGGTCGAGGAGCTGCTGAAGGACCAGACCGCGAAGATGGAGTCCCTGCGCGAGTACATGCCGGAGGCTAAGGACGAGGACTGGGAGCTGGTCATCGCTGGCCAGCGCGTCCAGGTCATCAAGCCGATCGGCGCTCCGAAGTTCGGCTCCCTGGAGTTCGGTACGACGCTGATCAACTCCAACGACGGCAGCATCGCCGGCCTGATGGGCGCTTCCCCGGGCGCGTCCATCGCCCCGGCTGCCATGCTCGAGGTGCTGGAGCGTTGCTTCGGCGGTCGCATGGCTGAGTGGGCTCCGAAGCTGCGCGAGATGATCCCGTCCTATGGCCAGCGTCTGGTGAAGAACGAGGCTCTGTTCCAGGAGCAGTGGGATCGCTCCCAGAAGGCGCTGAAGCTGGCTAAGTAGCTTCCGCTGCCCGCAGGCCGCCCGCCCGAGAGGATTGCCCTCGGGGCGGGCGGTTTTTCGCTGTTGGTGGGGGTTTGAGATTCTAGACCGCTCGGTCTACTATGCTGTGCTTATGAGTATTTCCCTGCGCAACGTCCACGTCCTTGTCCCAGCCGGCAGCCCCGACGCCGAGCTCGTCGCCCAGCGCTGCCGTGACGCAGGCGCCATCGTCACCACCAGCCCTGCCGGGGCGGCGTCGGAGATTGACTGGGCTGCCACCGCCCTCGTCGTGCTCCCGGGCCAGACCCCGGGTGCCACGGAACTGATCACAGCAGCTGAGCAGCACGGCGTGCCGGTCAATAACCTTGGGGGCGGAACCGAGGAAGCACAGAATGCGGGGGACAGGGGCGGGGAATGCCCTGGCGCGGGAACGGTGACGTTGGTGGGCGGCGGCCCCGGCGGCGAGGGGTTGATCACCGTCGCGGGGAAGCGAGCCATCGAGGGCGCCGACATCATCTTCGCTGACCACCTGGGCCCCTTCAGCCTGGCCGAGGAGGCAGCCGAGCGCGGGGTGGAACTCGTGGACGTGTCCAAGATCCCCTATGGCAAGCAGGTAGCTCAGGAGAAGATCAACGAGATGCTCATCGAGGCTGCTCAACAGGGCAAGAGGGTGGTGCGCCTGAAGGGCGGGGACCCTTTCATCTTCGGCCGCGGGCTTGAGGAGGCCGAAGCCTGCGCGGCCGCCGGGGTGCCGGTATCAGTGATCCCAGGGGTAACGAGCGCGACCTCCGCGCCAGCGCTGGCCGGCGTATCGCTGACCCATCGCGGGTGGGTGCACGACATCACGATCGTCTCCGGGCACGTGCCTCCGGGCCACGAGAAGTCACTCGTGAACTGGGAGGCGCTGGCTGGGCTGACTGGCACGTTGGTGCTGATCATGGCCGTGAAGAACGCCGGGGCGATCGCGGCTGAGCTCATCGCCAAGGGACGCGCTCGCGAGCAGGCGGTGACGATCATCGAATCGGCCTCCATCGACGGCGAGCGGGTCACGGAAACCACTCTCGGGTCCCTTGGGGAAACGATCGACGCGGCAGGAATCAAGCCACCGGCGATCATCGTGGTCGGCCGGGTCAGCGAGCGCCGGATTAAGGGCTTGGCGGCTGCTTTCTAGCTGCGCTAAGTGAGTGTGGGTGGGGGGCGGCTTGCCGCCTATTCGGCCGGAACGATGAGCGTGACCTCGCCGGGGTCACGCACCTCCGTTCGAAAATTCGCCTCGACGAACGCCTCCACGTCACCGATGCGGTGGGCGAAAGCCTCCGCCAGCTCGCCGGTTCCCTGCGGGTCAGCGGGCAGGTGTCCACCGGCCAACGCCAGCTCCCGGGCAACTAGCCCCTTGTAGTGCTTGTTGAAGTGGCTGACGACCTTGCGGCTGCCGTCCGGGTACTCGGATTCCACGCGCAAGCTCACCGCGCCCGGAACTTTTCCGAGGTCCCGGTAACCACCGGAGCGCAGGTCGATGATCCCGCCGCCAGCGCCATCCGTGTCGGCGGCGCGATCCTCCCGCCACCGGGCGAGCTCCTCGCCGATGCGGTTGCCCTCGGCCGGCTTCGTCCACTGGGAACGCAGGGTGCGGGGCTGACCGTCCACGAGCACCTTGGAGCCGGCGGAGAGTCGATAGCGGGGGATCAGGTCGTCGGCGGCGATCACCCCGAAGAGTGCCGAGCCGATCGCCAGCCTTGCACGCGCGTCCGCGGGGAGGGGCAGGCCGGTGCGTTGCCCCGTTGGGTCGATGGCATCGTAGGCCACCCCGGTGTATCGCTCCACCGCAGGAAGCAGCTCGGAGGAAGCGACGGCGGCGTTGGACTCGTGCTCAGCGTGCTGGGTAGCACGGATCCCGATCATCTTGTCTAAGGAGCGAATCCGCTCTTCTGCGGTTTCTGCAGAACCCGCGTTCTTCGACAGTGCTTCTTGGGCTGCAAGGAAACTGCAGCCCATCTCCTCAAGGGTGCTGAGCAGGTGTTTTCTGGTTGGCGCTAACCCGGGAAAGGCCAGCTGATCCACGGCGACCGGGCCGGGGCGGCCACCCGCAGTTTTGCTTTCCGACGGAGGCAAGATGATGAGCATGAAAACATGCTAGCCGGTGGCGTGCTGCGCGGGTGCGGGGCTGTAGGCTAAGCATCATGATTACCCGCATGTCCTCCCTCTTCCTGCACACGCTGCGTGACGATCCAGCCGATGCAGAACTCGCCAGCCACAAGCTGCTTGTCCGCGCTGGCTATATCCGCCGCGTCGCACCGGGCGTGTACTCCTGGCTGCCCATGGGCCTCCGCGTGCTGCGCAAGGTCGAAAACGTTGTCCGCCGCGAAATGGACGCCATCGGTGGCCAGGAGCTGATGTTCCCCGCGCTGCTGCCGAAGGAGCCCTACGAGGTCACCCGGCGCTGGGACGAATACGGTCCCGAGCTCTTCCGCCTCAAGGACCGCAAGGAGGCGGACTACCTACTCGGTCCCACCCACGAGGAGCTGTTCACCTGGCTCGTCAAGGGGGAGCTGAACTCCTATAAGGATTTCCCGAAGGTTCTCTACCAAATCCAGACCAAGTATCGCGATGAGGCCCGCCCGCGCGCTGGCATCCTGCGCGGCCGTGAGTTCGTCATGAAGGACTCCTACTCCTTCAACATGACCGACGAAGGCCTGGATGAGTCCTACCGCTTGCACCGCAAGGCCTACCAGCGGATCTTCGACGCCCTCGGCATCGAGTACGTCATTTGCTACGCGACCTCTGGCGCGATGGGTGGTTCGGCCTCCGAGGAGTTCCTGGCGGTGGCCGCGGACGGCGAGGATACCTTCGTTCGCTCCACGGAGTCCGACTACGCCGCCAACGTGGAAGCTGTCGTCTCCATTCCGCCGGCTGAGGAGTCGGTCGAGGACAAGCCGGAGGCAGTAAGCCACGAGAGCCCTGGAGCCGACACCATCGAGACCCTCGTGGAGTGGGCCAACGAGGCGGGCCTGACCGTCGACGGGGCTCCGGTGACGGCGAAGGACACCCTCAAGTGCATCGTGTGCAAGGTCACCCGCCCAGGCGAGGATGAGGACGGTAACCCGTACGCCCCTGAGCTCACCGGAGTGCTCGTGCCGGGCGACCGCGAGGTCGACATGAAGCGTCTCGAAGCCTCCCTGGAGCCGGCCGTCGTCGAACTGGCCGATGATGAGGATTTCAAAAAGTACCCCTTCCTCGTCAAGGGCTTCGTTGGCCCCCGCACGTTCGCGGATAACGACCTGCGCATGCTCGCCGATCCCCGTGTGGTCAAGGGCACCGCCTGGATCACTGGCGCGGATGAGAAGGATCGTCACTACTCCAACCTCGTCGCGGGCCGCGACTTCACCCCGGATGGTTATGTTGAGGCCGCCGAGGTTCGGGAGGGCGACCCTTCCCCGGATGGCAAGGGCGTGCTCACCCTGTCCCGTGGCATCGAGATCGGCCACATCTTCCAGCTGGGCCGGAAGTACACCGAGGCCTTCGACGTCCAGATCTTGGACGAGAACGGCCGCCGAACCGTCCCGACGATGGGTTCCTACGGCATCGGCGTCTCCCGACTGCTGGCCGTGGTGGCCGAGCAGATGCACGACGAGAAGGGCCTGCGCTGGCCGCGCAGCATCGCCCCCTACGACGTCCACGTGGTCATCGCCAACAAGGACGAAGCCGCGGGCGAGGCTGCCCGCGAGCTCGCCGAGGCGCTGTCGGACGCGGGCCTGGAGGTGCTCTTCGACGATCGCCCGAAGGTCTCCCCGGGCGTGAAGTTCAAGGACTCCGAGCTGCTGGGCATGCCACAGGTCGTGGTCGTTGGGCGCGGCTTCGCCGAGGGCAAGGTCGAGCTGCGAGATCGTCTGAACGACGAGCGTTCCGAGATCGACTACGCGGACGCCGTCGACGTCATCACGAAGGCAGCCCGGGCCTAAGAACCTGCCCCACGCCAGCGGGGTAGGCGTGGGGCAACCGGTGGGGGTGAGCTCAGCGGATTACGCAGAGAGATAAGGGGGCGTTGCTAGTCCCCACCTCGCAGGACCACTGCTTCGGGCCCAAGCCCCTGGGCCAACTCCAGCTGGCCCTGGGCACGGCTCAGTGCTGCGCACGCCTGCGCCAGAGCCACCCGCAGCGGCCCGGTCTCGGCGCGGCCAGCGAGCAAGCGTAGCTGGGAAAGCGGGGCGGCGAGTGCGGCGTGCAGGAAAGCGGGGGCCTCCTTGGCGCTCGTGGGGGCCCTGGTCGCCTTCGATACGCCGAAGCCGGCAGGGGGCTCGTAGGCGCCTTCTGCGTCCTCGGGCTTCTCGGCGCTGTCGTCTGCGGCGGGTGTGATCATCGCGGTGACGACGTCGCGGGCCAGTCGGGCACCATCTCCGGCGGCTGCCAGTTGCTTGCGTGCGGAGCCGTCGTCGGCCGCTAGCGCGACCCCGGCGGCCTGGATCGCCCCGTAGACGGAGTCCAGGGTGTCCTTCAGATCCTCACCGAGAGCCTTCGTGTTCCCGCGGCCCACGACCTCAGGATCATCGAGCAGCTCGGCGATATCCTCGCGCTGTGGCGCACCGGCGACGGGCGCGGTTGCGCCGTAGAGGCCCACCAGCAGCTGAGTCTGGAACTCTTGTCGGGTCACGGTGCGGCCTTCGGAGTCCTTCTCGTGGGCATCCGCGTTGGGCAACTCCGGGCTTTCGATGGCGCCCAGCAGCTCGCGCTGGATTCCGGCGAAGAGCTGTTTGCGCTTAGCTGCGGAATCGGTGCCTTTATCGTCGTCGGCGGTCCGGGCCTTCGCAGCGGTGGACGACGCGGTGCCGGACGTGGGGGAATCACCGCTGCCGCCACCGTCTGCGTCCTCGAAACTGCACTGCGGGTCCCGCTGGCCTTCATCGTCGGTACCGCACTGGCGCAGGAATTCTTTCTCGAGAACTCCGATCTGGCGGCGGATGAACTCCGCTTCCTCAGCGTCGGCCCGATCCAGAGCCGAGCGCATCACCGCTCCGATTGAGCGCAGCTGCTCATTGGGCTCGAAGCCACCGCGCACACGGTTAAGCGCCTCGGAGGCCTCGTCGATGCCACAGGCCGAGAGCAGGCCCGTCGCGAGCACCGCCCCCAGCCCCGCGACCCCCGCTTTGAGCACGCCACGCCGAGTGAGGGCTGGGGCGGCGCTAGAGCGCTCGGGGAGGTGGAGGCTTTGATTCTGAGGAGAGTCCGGATTCACAGCCACTATGGTGCCACACATTCCGCTGGGCACCGCACCGGCGGGTAGGGTGCAAGGCATGGCAACCCCTCTTGATGAAAAGCTCCGCGCACTGGCCGCCGACGAGGCGATGAAGTGTGGCCTTGATGTGGAAAAATTAACCTTTACCCGGGCCGGGGCGAAGTCCAGCGTGAAGATCGCCGTGGACGCGGACGAACGCCCGGACCTCGACCTGCTCGAGGAAGCCTCCCAGCTGATTGGTGCTGCTTTTGATGCGGCCGAGGAAGCACAGCAGATTGACCTCGGGCCGAGCTACACCCTCGAGGTGACGACCCCTGGGCTGGACTTCCCGCTGCGAGAGGCTCGCAACTTCCAGCGCAACATTGGCCGCCTCGCCAACCTGCCGGGAGGGGGCAAGGGGCGCATCGCGGCCGTCGAGAATGACGAGGTCGCGATCCTGCCCGCAGCCAAGAAGAAGGCCGGGAAGAAGTCCCAGGGCAAGAAGGCGGGGAAGAAGACCCCGCAGGCACCGGTGCAGATTTACCCGCGTGCTGAGCTAGCCGGGTCCACCATCGAGGTTGAATTCTCACCCGCGCCAGCAGCCGAGCAGGAATTACTCGGATTGACCATGGCCGAGTACCATGAGCTCGCGAAGAGTGACGAAGCCTAAGCGACAAGAAGTCGATGAGGAGTACAAGTGAATATTGATCTTGCTACGCTGCGCGCCATCGAGCGGCAGGAGGGCGTGCCGGTCGACGAGCTGATCCACGCCATCGCCAACGGTCTGAAGGAGGCCTACCGCAACCAGAGCGCCTTCGCCGGCGAGGTGGACGTCCAGATTGACCCCACCTCTGGTGCAGTGGCGATCTACCAGGTGGAGCGCGACGAGGAGGGCAACGTCACCGGCCGGTTGGACGAGACCCCGGAGAACTTCGACCGCACCACGGCGCTGGCGATGCGCGAGGCGATCCGCCGCCGGATCGGGGGAGCTCGAGTCCAGCAGCGCTACGACGAATATTCGTCGATCCGCCACACCATCGTCTCTGGCGTGGTCACCCGTGACGCACGGGCAAACGAGCGCGGCATCACCGTGGTCCACATCGGTACCGAGGCTGACGGCATCGATGGCCAGATCCTCCCCGCCGAGCACATCCCGGGTGAGGTGCTCAAGCACGGTACCCGCGTAAAGGCTTTCGTCACGGACGTCATCAAGCACGCTGACCGTAACGTGCAGATCAGCCTGTCCCGCACTCACCCTGAGCTCGTTCGCGGCCTGTTTGAACTTGAGGTTCCGGAAGTCGCCGACGGCTCCGTGGAGATCATGTCCATCGCCCGCGAGGCAGGCCACCGTACGAAGATCGCGGTTCGCGCCACGATCAAGGGGCTCAACGCCAAGGGGGCCTGCATCGGCCCGCGTGGCCAGCGTGTATCGGCCATCATGGCTGAGCTTGGCGGCGAAAAGATCGACATCATCGACTACTCGGATGATCCGGCGCAGTACGTGGGCAATGCGCTCTCGCCCTCGAAGTACGTTTCCTCGACTGTGATCGACGCAGAGCAGCAGATCGCTCGCGTGGTTGTTCCGGATTATCAGCTCTCGCTGGCGATCGGCAGGGAGGGGCAGAATGTGCGTCTCGCCGCTCGCCTCACCTGCTGGAAGATCGACATTAAGTCTGACGCTGAGCAGGGAGAGTAGTCGGTCGATGACGCTGAGTCAGAAGAATTAGCGTCGCTTAACTTCGATGTTGTGGCGCTGGGGTGGCCTCACCGGACACGGTGGGGCCAAAATTCTTTGGGGGATGTGGCAATGGGGGATCATCGTGGGCAACCACCACAACGCTGAAACGGGGTGGGTTAACCTCCAGCAGGCTTTTCACGTAGACTGGGGGCTGGTCAACGTGCTGGACCATGCATTTGTGCTGCTCGAGAGAAAGTGAGCTTGTGGACGACCGAGCGATAAGTGAAGGCTCGTACGCCGAATCGGCTGCGGACCCTGCGCTCGCGCGGAAGAACACGGCGCACGTCGCACTGCGTACGTGCATCGCCACCCGAAAGGTGAAGCCCACGACCGAGCTTCTACGGTGCGTAGCCCAGTACAGCGACGACGGGACAACCCGCATCGTGCCGGATCTTCACGGCCGGCTCCCGGGCCGCGGCGCGTGGCTTAGCCCCACCGCAGAGGCCCTCGAGCAGGCCATCGAACAACGGCGATTCCACCGCGCCCTGCGATTGGGATCGGTGACGCCGGACTTCGACGAGTTATGGGCGGTGCTGGGGCGCGAGGGTTCACGAGAACATTGACCCGCCGCGTTGAACGTTCCATGGACAGTTAACGATTTATCAGTTGACGGAGCCCGACATGTTTGAAAGCACTCTGAACTGATGAGCGCACGATGAAGCGGCATCAGCGATGAACCAGAAACGTTAAAGGGAGCCGGACGTAGCCTTTCCGCATAAGGCCACCGGCTCCGAGATATCGAAGGAGAGTAGTGGCCGGAAAGCTACGTGTACACGAGCTTGCGAAGAAGCTCGGTGTGACCAGCAAGGAACTCCTTGCAACCCTGAAGGAACAGGGAGAATTCGTTAAGACAGCCTCCTCCACCGTGGAGCCCCCTGTCGTCAAGAAGATGAAGCAGTTCTACGGCGTCGCGCAGGAGTCCAAGCCGACGACGCCGCCGTCCCCGCTGGCGCAGGCTGGCAGTGTTCCGGACAGCACCCAGCGTGGTCCGAAGCCAGGTGCCAAGCCTGCGGCGAAGCCGGAGGCTGCACCGAAGCCGGGTACCGCGGCAGCCAAGCCAAGCGCGAAGCCAAGCCCTGCCGCTGCAGCGAAGGCTGCACCGGCCGCGAAGGCGACCCCGACCCCGGCTGAGGCTGCGCCAAAGCCGGGCCAGGCTGCAGCGAAGCCTGCAGCAAAGCCGGGCCAGAAGCCAGCTCGCGCCGCAGGCAAGCCGGGCCCGAAGCCGGGTCCGAAGCCGGGCGCGCGCCCGCAGCGGGTTGCTAATAACCCGTTCTCCTCCACCACCGAGCGCCCACCGCGCCCGCGTGGCGGAGCCACCCCTGGCGACATGCCTCGCCCAGGCGGCACCCGTGGCGGCGCCGGCCGTGGCCAGGCACCACGCCCGGGCGCTCGCCCGGCCCAGGGTCAGGGCCGTGGCCAGGGCACCGCGAAGCCGGGGGCAGCACGCCAGGGCGGCGGCCGTCGTCCATCCCCGGCGATGATGCCAGCCACCCCGAGCCCGGGTCAGATGCCCGCCAAGTCTGCCGCCGGTTTCGGTGGCGGTCGTGGCCGTGGCGGTCGCCCAGGCGGCCCAGGCGGTCCGGGTGGCCCGGGTGGTCCGGGGCCACGCGGCGGTCGCGGCGGACGTCGTGGCGGCACCGCAGGCGCATTCGGCCGTCCAGGCGGCCCACCGCGCCGCGGCCGCAAGTCGAAGCGTCAGAAGCGCAACGAGTACGAGGCAATGCAGGCACCGAAGGTCGTGGGCGGCGTTAAGCTGCCGAGCGGCAACGGTGAGAAGATTCGCCTCGCCCGTGGTGCGTCCCTGGCCGATTTCGCGGACAAGATCAACGCTGACGCAGCAGCACTGGTGCAGGCGCTGTTCAACCTCGGTGAGATGGTCACCGCCACCCAGTCCGTTTCCGACGAAACCCTGCAGCTGCTGGGCGATGAGATGGATTACAAGGTCGAGGTCGTCTCCCCAGAGGACGAGGACCGCGAGCTGCTCGAGTCCTTCGACCTGCAGTTCGGTGAGGACGAAGGCGACGACGAAGATCTCGCCCAGCGTCCGCCGGTCGTCACCGTCATGGGTCACGTCGACCACGGTAAGACCCGCCTGCTGGACACGATCCGTAAGGAGAATGTGGGCTCCGGCGAGGCCGGCGGCATCACCCAGCACATCGGTGCTTACCAGGTCAGCGTGAACATGGAGGGCGTCGAGCGCCCGGTCACCTTCCTGGATACCCCGG
This window contains:
- the infB gene encoding translation initiation factor IF-2, with the translated sequence MAGKLRVHELAKKLGVTSKELLATLKEQGEFVKTASSTVEPPVVKKMKQFYGVAQESKPTTPPSPLAQAGSVPDSTQRGPKPGAKPAAKPEAAPKPGTAAAKPSAKPSPAAAAKAAPAAKATPTPAEAAPKPGQAAAKPAAKPGQKPARAAGKPGPKPGPKPGARPQRVANNPFSSTTERPPRPRGGATPGDMPRPGGTRGGAGRGQAPRPGARPAQGQGRGQGTAKPGAARQGGGRRPSPAMMPATPSPGQMPAKSAAGFGGGRGRGGRPGGPGGPGGPGGPGPRGGRGGRRGGTAGAFGRPGGPPRRGRKSKRQKRNEYEAMQAPKVVGGVKLPSGNGEKIRLARGASLADFADKINADAAALVQALFNLGEMVTATQSVSDETLQLLGDEMDYKVEVVSPEDEDRELLESFDLQFGEDEGDDEDLAQRPPVVTVMGHVDHGKTRLLDTIRKENVGSGEAGGITQHIGAYQVSVNMEGVERPVTFLDTPGHEAFTAMRARGAKSTDIAILVVAADDGVMPQTVEAINHAKAAEVPVVVAVNKIDKPTAQPDKIRGQLTEYGLVPEEYGGDTMFVDISAKQGQNIDQLLEAVLLTADASLDLRANPDMDAQGIAIEAHLDRGRGPVATIIVQRGTLRVGDSIVVGDAYGRVRRMIDEHGNDVQEAGPSRPVQVLGLTSVSGAGDNLLVVDEDRTARQIADRRDARRRNALAARSRKRVSLEDLDEVLKETSTLNLILKGDNAGTVEALEDALLKIEVDDEVALNIIDRGVGAVTETNVHLAAASDAVIIGFNVRSEGKATEAANAEGVDIRYYSIIYKAIEEIEAALKGMLKPIYEEKEIGTAEIRQIFKASAVGLIAGCMVETGKVRRNAKVRLVRDGKVISEDATIDSLRREKDDVTEVSHGYECGMVLSYPNIEVGDRIEAYEMVEVPRD